In Candidatus Zixiibacteriota bacterium, a genomic segment contains:
- a CDS encoding D-glucuronyl C5-epimerase family protein → MRAIAIFIFSILLGGVGNPAENQVSPKGFDKNPIQYPDSCISYQFEIIPLPYSELPHTGSLKIARDTSFNRDYDGVSMVEMNGLLYYHPVDLLNRTLAYLDAFRSGGDSVYLEKASRFLRRLFVESNEIDGALFYPYRFDYHVNQQEEGFMKAPWYSGMAQGLALSALTRMFEITGDSLYFDYSRRTFRSLLREKGKDIPWVTFRDEAGCLWIDEYPLTPPSRTLNGFIFAIFGLYDYIQLTADSAARRMFQESLSTVKNYLPLYRRPGKPSFYGLRFGHYAANYHALHIRQLQYLYKMTGDAFFRDWADTLYSDYH, encoded by the coding sequence ATGAGAGCAATCGCAATATTCATATTCTCGATTCTGCTCGGGGGAGTTGGCAACCCTGCCGAGAACCAAGTTTCTCCCAAAGGGTTCGACAAAAACCCCATACAATATCCTGACTCCTGTATTTCCTATCAATTCGAAATAATTCCACTTCCTTACAGTGAACTTCCCCATACGGGAAGTTTGAAAATTGCCCGGGATACCTCTTTCAACAGAGATTATGATGGTGTTAGCATGGTCGAGATGAATGGTTTGCTTTATTATCATCCCGTTGACCTTCTCAATAGAACACTGGCGTATCTTGACGCCTTTCGCAGTGGCGGCGATTCTGTCTATCTGGAGAAAGCCAGCAGGTTTCTTCGACGGCTCTTCGTGGAATCAAATGAAATAGATGGCGCTCTCTTTTATCCGTACCGGTTCGATTACCATGTGAATCAACAGGAGGAAGGGTTCATGAAAGCCCCCTGGTATTCCGGAATGGCGCAGGGATTGGCTCTTTCCGCATTAACCCGGATGTTTGAGATTACCGGAGATTCGCTCTACTTTGATTATAGCCGGAGGACTTTCCGCTCGCTACTGCGGGAAAAAGGAAAAGATATTCCCTGGGTGACATTCCGAGATGAAGCCGGCTGTCTGTGGATTGACGAGTATCCTCTCACTCCCCCCAGCCGGACTTTGAACGGTTTCATTTTCGCCATCTTTGGACTGTATGATTACATTCAACTCACAGCCGATTCCGCCGCCCGTCGGATGTTCCAGGAATCTCTCAGTACCGTCAAGAATTATCTGCCTCTGTATCGACGACCCGGAAAGCCTTCTTTCTACGGTCTGCGCTTCGGTCATTATGCCGCCAATTATCATGCCCTGCATATAAGGCAACTGCAATATCTTTATAAAATGACCGGTGATGCCTTCTTTCGGGACTGGGCGGATACCCTTTACAGTGATTATCATTAA
- the hutI gene encoding imidazolonepropionase codes for MPIQKKATLIIKNISQLITMDGPSPRRGREMGNLGMIENGGIAVAGDEILAVGKSEEISGRVDLAEGCQVIDAKNCVVTPGFIDAHTHPVFSMTREKEFEMRLQGKSYMEIAASGGGIRASVRDLRETPTAALTEKTTQRLNRMLSHGTTTAEAKSGYGLSTEAEVKSLEIIRNLSETHPIDLIPTFLGAHEVPDEYRNKREKYIDLLIGDMIPKVAAENLAEFCDIFCEEGVFNIEESRRILEAAKKKGMKLKLHADELTSSGGAELAAELGAVSADHLVYISDAGIKALAQSGTVAVLLPGTSFSLNKGQYAPARKMIEAGVTVALSTDCNPGSSYTESLQIIITLAALHLGMSAAEAISAVTVNAACAVGRAGMLGMLKPGLQADIVLWNINDYRELPYHYGVNLAEKVIKRGKIVVI; via the coding sequence ATGCCGATTCAGAAAAAAGCGACTTTGATAATCAAGAACATCAGTCAATTGATTACAATGGATGGTCCCTCGCCGCGCCGCGGACGGGAGATGGGGAATCTGGGGATGATTGAAAACGGCGGAATTGCGGTTGCCGGCGATGAAATACTGGCCGTGGGGAAATCGGAAGAGATTTCCGGACGGGTCGATTTGGCCGAAGGGTGCCAGGTAATTGATGCCAAAAATTGCGTGGTAACGCCCGGATTTATTGACGCGCATACCCATCCGGTATTCTCGATGACTCGCGAAAAAGAGTTCGAGATGAGACTTCAGGGGAAATCATATATGGAAATTGCCGCTTCCGGCGGCGGAATACGGGCGTCGGTGCGCGACCTGCGCGAGACACCGACGGCGGCACTCACGGAAAAGACTACCCAGCGGCTCAACCGGATGCTGAGCCATGGCACGACCACGGCGGAAGCAAAATCGGGTTACGGTTTGTCGACAGAAGCGGAGGTCAAATCGCTCGAAATAATCAGAAACCTGAGTGAAACTCACCCGATTGACCTGATACCGACCTTTCTGGGGGCTCACGAAGTCCCCGATGAGTACCGCAATAAGCGCGAAAAGTATATCGACCTTCTAATTGGCGATATGATACCAAAAGTGGCGGCGGAGAATCTGGCGGAATTCTGCGATATTTTCTGCGAGGAGGGGGTATTCAATATCGAAGAATCGCGGCGGATATTGGAGGCGGCGAAGAAGAAAGGGATGAAGTTGAAACTTCACGCCGACGAACTTACTTCGTCGGGCGGCGCCGAATTGGCGGCGGAACTGGGTGCGGTTTCAGCCGACCATCTGGTATATATTTCGGATGCGGGGATTAAGGCGCTTGCCCAATCGGGCACGGTGGCGGTGCTTTTGCCCGGCACCAGCTTCTCTCTAAACAAGGGACAATATGCTCCGGCGCGCAAAATGATAGAAGCGGGGGTGACCGTGGCATTATCAACCGACTGCAATCCTGGCTCCAGTTACACCGAATCTCTGCAGATAATAATTACCCTGGCGGCGCTTCATTTGGGGATGTCAGCGGCGGAGGCGATTTCTGCCGTTACGGTAAATGCCGCCTGCGCCGTCGGTCGCGCCGGAATGCTCGGTATGCTAAAACCGGGGCTCCAGGCCGATATCGTGCTCTGGAATATAAACGATTATCGCGAATTGCCTTATCATTACGGGGTGAATCTGGCTGAGAAAGTGATTAAGCGGGGCAAAATTGTGGTCATTTAA
- the hutU gene encoding urocanate hydratase: protein MKYTPVKAARGSKISCKGWAQEAALRMLNNNLDEEVAEKPKELIIYGGSGKAARNWECYHAIVKSLKSLENDETLLIQSGKPVGIFRTHEYAPRVLIANSHLVPAWATWEKFRQLEKLGLIMFGQMTAGSWIYIGTQGILQGTYETFAAVGATHFGSDLSGRWVLTGGMGGMGGAQPLAATMNGASILCVEIDEERINRRVNFGYCDIKVKTLDKALKLIKDSIKDKKPVSVGLVGNCAEVFPEIFRRGIIPDIVTDQTSAHDELNGYVPEGLTITEADRLRRANPREYITRAYDSMVKHCGAMVKFLRAGSVVFDYGNNLRGQAEKGGLKEAFEFPGFVPAYIRPLFCSGKGPFRWAALSGDAVDIHKTDEVILKEFKQNESLCRWIKMAHDKVHFQGLPARICWLGYGERAHFGGIINDLVKKGKIKAPIVIGRDHLDCGSVASPYRETEGMKDGSDAIADWPLLNGLLNAVSGASWVSIHHGGGVGIGNSIHAGMVIVADGTKEMDVRLNRVLTNDPGTGIMRHVDAGYKEAITFARKNKIKIPMLK, encoded by the coding sequence ATGAAATATACCCCGGTAAAGGCGGCAAGAGGCAGCAAGATAAGCTGCAAGGGCTGGGCACAGGAGGCGGCGCTCCGGATGCTCAATAACAATCTTGACGAGGAAGTTGCGGAAAAACCGAAAGAGCTGATTATTTACGGCGGTTCCGGCAAAGCCGCCCGCAACTGGGAATGTTATCATGCCATAGTCAAGTCGCTGAAATCTCTGGAAAACGATGAGACTCTCCTGATACAATCGGGAAAACCGGTCGGGATATTTCGCACGCACGAATATGCGCCGCGCGTATTGATTGCCAACAGCCATCTGGTGCCGGCCTGGGCAACCTGGGAAAAGTTCCGTCAGCTGGAAAAGCTGGGACTGATAATGTTTGGGCAGATGACCGCCGGAAGCTGGATTTATATCGGGACGCAGGGAATCCTGCAGGGGACTTATGAGACCTTTGCCGCCGTCGGCGCAACGCACTTTGGCAGTGACCTCTCCGGACGCTGGGTGCTGACCGGCGGGATGGGAGGAATGGGTGGCGCCCAGCCACTGGCGGCAACGATGAACGGGGCATCGATACTCTGCGTTGAAATCGACGAAGAGCGCATCAACCGCCGGGTCAACTTTGGCTATTGCGACATAAAAGTGAAGACTCTGGATAAAGCGCTCAAGTTGATTAAAGACAGCATCAAAGATAAAAAGCCTGTCTCGGTGGGGCTGGTCGGCAACTGCGCCGAGGTTTTTCCGGAAATCTTCCGCAGAGGAATCATCCCGGATATCGTAACCGACCAGACGTCGGCGCATGATGAATTGAACGGATATGTTCCCGAAGGCTTGACCATAACAGAGGCGGACCGTTTGCGGCGCGCCAATCCGCGGGAGTATATCACACGGGCGTACGATTCGATGGTCAAACATTGCGGCGCGATGGTGAAATTCCTGCGAGCCGGGTCGGTCGTTTTCGATTATGGGAATAATCTGCGGGGACAGGCGGAAAAAGGAGGATTGAAAGAAGCCTTCGAGTTTCCGGGATTTGTTCCGGCATATATCAGGCCCCTCTTTTGCAGCGGCAAAGGACCGTTCCGCTGGGCGGCGCTTTCCGGTGACGCCGTCGACATTCATAAGACCGATGAAGTGATATTGAAAGAATTCAAGCAGAATGAGTCGCTCTGTCGGTGGATTAAAATGGCGCACGACAAAGTGCACTTTCAAGGGTTGCCGGCCCGTATCTGCTGGCTCGGTTACGGTGAAAGGGCTCATTTCGGCGGAATTATCAACGACCTGGTGAAGAAAGGCAAAATCAAAGCGCCAATTGTAATCGGTCGCGACCATCTCGATTGCGGCTCGGTAGCATCACCCTACCGCGAAACGGAAGGGATGAAAGACGGTTCCGACGCCATCGCCGATTGGCCGTTGCTCAACGGCTTGTTAAACGCTGTCTCGGGAGCCTCCTGGGTTTCCATTCATCATGGCGGCGGGGTCGGTATCGGCAACTCCATACATGCCGGAATGGTGATTGTCGCCGATGGCACCAAAGAGATGGACGTACGCCTTAACCGCGTTCTGACCAACGACCCCGGAACCGGTATAATGAGGCATGTCGATGCCGGTTATAAAGAAGCGATAACATTCGCCAGGAAGAACAAGATTAAGATTCCGATGTTGAAATAA
- a CDS encoding LptE family protein encodes MFNSQMRLYQAGLLALVGMVISGCFVYSFSPGGKSSIKTIAVTQFENKTIEAGLSGRMTELVVDAFIADGNLKIASPEQADAVLSGSMSSYERRPKNYDENDIVTQYAVIIVFDLSLTEKGGEKEIWKERFSSEGIYSVENETEEDGQSRAAERLVLDIINRTTKSW; translated from the coding sequence TTGTTTAATTCTCAGATGAGACTTTACCAGGCAGGTTTGCTGGCGCTGGTCGGGATGGTTATCTCCGGCTGTTTTGTCTATTCGTTCTCCCCGGGCGGAAAGTCATCAATTAAGACTATCGCCGTGACGCAATTTGAAAACAAGACAATTGAAGCGGGACTCTCCGGTCGGATGACGGAACTGGTGGTGGATGCCTTTATTGCCGATGGCAACTTGAAGATTGCCTCGCCGGAACAGGCCGATGCCGTTCTGAGCGGGTCCATGTCCAGCTATGAGCGCCGCCCCAAGAATTATGACGAAAATGATATTGTGACGCAGTATGCCGTAATAATCGTTTTCGACCTGAGCCTGACTGAAAAGGGGGGCGAAAAAGAGATCTGGAAAGAGCGATTTTCCAGTGAGGGGATTTACTCGGTGGAGAACGAAACCGAAGAAGATGGTCAGAGTCGCGCCGCTGAGCGGCTGGTGCTCGACATAATTAATCGAACGACCAAAAGCTGGTAA